The genome window AGCCGACCTCGGCTTGCTGCGCCAGATAGTATCGCCTGCGGCCGTCTGCTTGGGCCACGGCAGCACAACATGAACCAGCGATAGCAGCGTGGCGACCGAATTCGGCGGCGCTCATCGGTGCGACCTCGTAACCGGACGATGTTTCGGCCTGGGCAGTTGCCTTTACGCCAGCCTCTTGTATTGTTATACCGGATAGCGCAAAGTACGGGGGCCTCACGCAGATGCGCTCGAGTAGAGCACTTCTCGTAAGCTGTTTATCGACCATCGATTCATGGATTATCATGCTGACTCCTACATCTCGTCTCGCATCCCAAGAGGATCAACGCTTGAGCTGTGAAAAAGTATATAAGAACGTTTTCGCGTTGCACAAGCATGAAATGGCCTGTTTAGGCCGACTAAGACCAAGGTCTTAAGACCAAGGTCGCAAAAACGTCTTAAGACCAAAGGTGCATAAACTAACATTAAACGCTGATCGAGCTTCAACTGCTGGCTTTGGGAGGAGGGCAGCGAGAAGCGTTGCCACGTGGCGATTTTCGCCGGCAGGCCGGGGCCATTGCGGTAACATGACCGGGTGCGGGTTTTGCTCTTCGTCTTCAGCCTCGTCATCGGCCTCGCCTCGGCTGAACGCTACGGCGTGCAAGTGGCGGCGTTTCAGGACGACGCTCAAGCCCTGGCGCTCGTCGCAGCGCTCGAGCGCCAAGGCTTTGCCGCCTACCGCGAAGGGACCAGCCGCGAAGAGAGCAGGACAGCCGACCGACAGTACAGCCGCGTGCGCGTCGGTTGCTTTACGGACGCCGCCGGGGCCGAAGACCTGGCGGCGCTGCTCCGCCGCGGCGTGGCGGCGGAGGCCGTGGTGGTCGCCCTCGAGCACGCGGCGCCGGTGCCCTGCCTCGAGCGCGAGCTGGGCTTTAGAGCGCCGGAAGGCTGGGGCCTTGCCGCCAGCACGGCAGGCGCCGCGGTCTTTTGGGTGCAGCTCGGCGCCAGGCGCGGCTTCGTGCTGTTCGACGGCGCGGGCTGGCAGGTGGTACAGGCCGAAGCCGTCGACCGGGCGGAAGGCGGCATCCTGGTCACCCAGCCCGGCGGAGCGCAAGAGGAGCTTCCCTTGCCCTCCGCCGGCGGTTCCGCCTCTTTTGAGGGGTTCAGCGAACGCCCGGGGACTCCCGAGCGCGTCGTCGCGCGAGGGCCGGGCGGCGAGCTGACCCTCTCGAGCGGCCGGTTGCTGTGGTGGTCGCCGCAGGCAGCGGTCGTGCAGAACGGCGAGCTGATCGTTTCTATTCGTGTGCAGGAGCCACGGTGACCAAACCGAACCCAGCAGCAAGTGAGGCGGCGGCAAGTGAGGCGGCCACCAGCCGCTTCGTCGTCATCACCGGTCTCTCGGGCGCCGGCAAGACCACCGGGCTGCACGCGCTCGAGGACCTCGGCTACTTCACCGTCGACAACCTGCCGCCGTCGCTGTGGCTGATGCTCCAGGCGGAGACCGGCGGGCACAAGCAGGCCCGGGTGGCGGTGGGCATCGACATCCGCACCCGCGAGCACCTGAGCGCGGCGGAAGGGACCCTGGAGAGGCTGCGCGCCCGCGGGCTCGAGCCCGAGATCGTCTTTCTGGACGCTCAGAACGAGGTGCTGGTGCAGCGCTACAACCTGACGCGCCGCACCCACCCGCTCGGTCAGAGGGCGCTGTCGACCGACATCGCCACCGAGCGCGAGGTGCTCGGTCCGCTGCGCGCGGTGGCCGACACCGTGCTCGACACCTCGCAGTGGTCGGAGCGGCGACTCCGCGACGAGCTGTGGGCGCGCTTCGGCGACAGCCGCTCGTTTCGGCTGCGGCTCATGTCGTTTGGCTTCAAGCGCGGTGTGCCTATCGACGCCGACAACGTCATCGACCTGCGCGCGCTGCCCAATCCCTACTACGACCTCGCGCTGCGCCCGCTCGACGGCCGCGACCCCAGGGTCCAGGCCTACGTCTTTACCCCGGCCGGGCTCGCCTTTTACAGCCGGCTGCGCGACTTCGTCGGGCTCTTGACGCGCGAGGCGGCCGCCTCGGGGCGCTCGAGCTATACCGTGGCGGTGGGCTGCACCGGCGGCCAGCACCGCTCGGTGACCATCGCCGAGCGGCTCATGCACGACCTCGCCGACGAGTTCGAGGTCCGCGCCGAACACCGCGACGTCGACGAGGCGCTAGGGGAACACGGCCCGGCCGGGAAGCCGCGTGACTAGAGCAGCCGTCTTTGGGGAGAGCCGTGGCTAGCCTGGGTCAGGTGCGGATGTGGCTGACGCCGGGCATGCGCGTCAAGCGCTTTATCCTGGTGGCGGTCCTGGGCGCCGTGCTGGCCCTCGCCGGGGTGGTGGGCTTTTTTCTGTGGCTCGGCCAGGAGGAGCGGCAGCTCATCGCCGAGCCCATCGAGGCGCTCCTGGTGAGCGAGCCGTGGCGGCTCTGGGGCGGCTGGGTCTCACTCCTCGTCGTCCTCTTCGGCCTCACCCTGGCCGCCAACGCGGTGGTGTGGCTGAACCGCTCGCTGCTGTCCAACTGGATGGCCAAGCCGCGCGACGCGGCGGCTATCTTGCACCGCCGGCTGTCGCTCTCCAGGGGTCCGCGCGTCGTCGCCCTGGGCGGCGGCAGTGGCCTCTCCAACCTGCTCCGCGGCCTCAAACTCTACTCCGCGAACATCACCGCCGTCGTCACCGCCAGCGACGACGGCGGCTCCTCGGGGCGCCTCCGGACCGCCTTCGGCATGCCCGCGCCGGGCGACCTGAACGACTGCTTGGCGGCGCTTTCGGACAGCGAGTCGCAGGTGAGCCGCCTGCTCGAGTACCGCTTCACCCGCGGCGACGACCTAAAGGGCCACACTTTCGGCAACATCTTCATCACCACCCTGACCGAGGTCGAAGGCGACTTCGCCGAGGCGATCCGCGCGCTCAACAGGCTGCTCAACATCTCCGGCGCCGTCTATCCGGTGAGCGCCGAGCCCATCCACCTCTACTTCACCAAGCGCTCGGGCGCGGTAGTGAACGGCGAGAGCCGGGTGCGCGAGCTGCCGGGCGCGGTCAAGGGCGTCACCATCGAGCCCAAGACAGCCGCGCTGGTGCCCGAGGTGGCCCGGGCCGTAGCCCGCGCCCACCTCATCGTCCTGGGGCCGGGCAGTCTCTTTACCAGCACCATCCCTCCGCTCCTGGTGCCCGGCTGCCGCGAGGCCATCTTGAACAGCAGCGCGAAGGTCGTCTACGTCTGCAACGTCATGACCGAGGCCGGCGAGACCGACGACTTCAGCGCCTGGGACCACGTCGAGGTTTTGAGAGCCTATCTGGGCCGCTACCCCGACCTGGTGATCTTAAACAGCAGCGACATCGGCGAGGAACGCCTGCGCCGCTACCAGGCCGAGGGCGCCGGGGTAGTCGCTTTCGACCGGGCGCGCTTCGAGGCGGCGGGCGTCGAGGTGGTCAGCCTGGCGATCGTCGGCGCGGGCCTCTTCGCCCAGCACGACTCGGCGAGGCTGGCGCGGTGGCTTATCGACTACTCAAAACACAGCCTTAAAATGTGGTGGCAGGAGCGTCCATGATCTCAACCCTTCTCTTGGCAACCGTTCTCACCCTCTTTGACCCGGCCGGCGACGCCGTGGGGGGCGGCGGGCTGGGCTACCCGACCGCCGAGGTGTTTCGCGCCCCCGGCACGCTCGACGCGCTCGAGCTGAAGGTCTATGACGCCGAGAGCTTCTCCTTCAGCCTGCGCCTGGCCCAGGTGACCAACCCCTGGAACCTGCCCAACGGCTTTTCGCTGCCGATCATCGAGCTCTACTTGAACACCCGCGAGGGGGGCGGCCAGGCCGCGCTCCTGCCGGGCTCGGGCATGCGCCTGCCCGACGGCGCGGCCTGGCACTACGCCTTTCGGCTCACGGGCGAGAGCCTAGAGCTCTTGCACGCGCACCCGGACGGCAGCGTCGAGGACGTGAGCGGGCGTTACGACCTCGGCCTGACGCTCACGGACAGCACCCTCACCGTCACCAGCAGCTTGCCCCGACCGCGTCACTTCAGCCTCTACGGCGTGGTGGGGGGCTACGACCCCTGGGACCGGAGCCGCTGGCGCCGGGTCGCGCCCGAGGCCGAGGCCTTTGCCTTCGGCAGCCCCCAGCAGGCGGCGACGAACATCCGCGCCGTGGACATTCTCGCCGACTCGGTGGAGGCGCAAGTTAGCGCCGTTCAGAGCGGCGTCCTGCCCGAGATCCGTCCCCTCAGCCGGCAGGCGCGGTGGCCGCCCGTCATCGCGGCCGGTCTCGCCCTCGTACTCTTCGGCATGGTCGGGCGCGTCTATGTGAGCTATACCGGCCGCCGTGCCACCCGTGTTCACCCCGAGAGGCCCCGCCCCAGCATCGGCTATGGCTCACAGCCGAGCGACCCCGCACCGAACCGCCGGCTCGAGCCGGTCGACCTGCTGGCGGCGCTGCCGCCCGCGAGGAGAGAACGAGGCGAAAGCCCTAACCGCGTCCCAAGCGAAACACCACAGGCCGAGGAGGGTGAGCGCGAAGACGAGGCACCTCGCCCGGCGCCCGGACGGGTAGGCGTGTACTCCCTCCCAGCCGAGGCGAACAACCCCGCCGCGGGCTCTTCGACCGGCGCCGATGTGCCCCTGGCGGCAGAGCAAGCGGCAGAGCAAGCAGCAGAGCAAGACGAGCCGTGGCCCGCGCTCGACCCCGGCGACGAGCAAGGCGAGGAGGCGCGGCTCGAAGAGCCCAGCCGGCACTAGCGCAACCCGCACCACAATACCGCCGGAGCGACAAAGGTTGCTTTTCGGCCGCCTATATACTGGGCCCCATGGGAACCGCCTTAGCCGAAGTTTGGGCCAACGCCTACGTCCGCGTCCTCGTCGTTGTTCTTGCCGTCTTGGCGCTGCTCTATCTTCTCTTTCAGACCCGGATCGTGTGGACGAGCTTTCTGATCGCCTATCTGCTGGCCTATATCGCCAACCCGCTCATCATCTGGCTGCAACGCCGGCGGGTGCGGCGCTGGCTGGGCGTGATCATCGTCTTTCTGATCGTGGTGGCCGCGCTCGGCTTGGTGATCTTTCTCCTCGGCATCATGGCCCGGCAGATCCAGGACTTTGCCCAAAACCTGCCCGCGCTGCTCGAGCCCCTGATCGAGGGTGATCGCAACCTCTTCAGCCTCATCGAAGGGGTCCTGCCGCCGGGCGCCTCCGAGGTGGTCGCCGGCTGGCTGACGCAGCTTCCCGAGCAGTTCGCGGGCTTTGGCGGCGCCACCTTGGCCTGG of Deinococcota bacterium contains these proteins:
- a CDS encoding SPOR domain-containing protein, which encodes MRVLLFVFSLVIGLASAERYGVQVAAFQDDAQALALVAALERQGFAAYREGTSREESRTADRQYSRVRVGCFTDAAGAEDLAALLRRGVAAEAVVVALEHAAPVPCLERELGFRAPEGWGLAASTAGAAVFWVQLGARRGFVLFDGAGWQVVQAEAVDRAEGGILVTQPGGAQEELPLPSAGGSASFEGFSERPGTPERVVARGPGGELTLSSGRLLWWSPQAAVVQNGELIVSIRVQEPR
- the rapZ gene encoding RNase adapter RapZ, with product MTKPNPAASEAAASEAATSRFVVITGLSGAGKTTGLHALEDLGYFTVDNLPPSLWLMLQAETGGHKQARVAVGIDIRTREHLSAAEGTLERLRARGLEPEIVFLDAQNEVLVQRYNLTRRTHPLGQRALSTDIATEREVLGPLRAVADTVLDTSQWSERRLRDELWARFGDSRSFRLRLMSFGFKRGVPIDADNVIDLRALPNPYYDLALRPLDGRDPRVQAYVFTPAGLAFYSRLRDFVGLLTREAAASGRSSYTVAVGCTGGQHRSVTIAERLMHDLADEFEVRAEHRDVDEALGEHGPAGKPRD
- the yvcK gene encoding uridine diphosphate-N-acetylglucosamine-binding protein YvcK; translated protein: MASLGQVRMWLTPGMRVKRFILVAVLGAVLALAGVVGFFLWLGQEERQLIAEPIEALLVSEPWRLWGGWVSLLVVLFGLTLAANAVVWLNRSLLSNWMAKPRDAAAILHRRLSLSRGPRVVALGGGSGLSNLLRGLKLYSANITAVVTASDDGGSSGRLRTAFGMPAPGDLNDCLAALSDSESQVSRLLEYRFTRGDDLKGHTFGNIFITTLTEVEGDFAEAIRALNRLLNISGAVYPVSAEPIHLYFTKRSGAVVNGESRVRELPGAVKGVTIEPKTAALVPEVARAVARAHLIVLGPGSLFTSTIPPLLVPGCREAILNSSAKVVYVCNVMTEAGETDDFSAWDHVEVLRAYLGRYPDLVILNSSDIGEERLRRYQAEGAGVVAFDRARFEAAGVEVVSLAIVGAGLFAQHDSARLARWLIDYSKHSLKMWWQERP